The Microbacterium sp. KUDC0406 genome includes a window with the following:
- a CDS encoding SRPBCC family protein codes for MPVIDITNDPEALTLTVTAEFAASVDRVWDAYSNPRQLERFWGPPGWPATFTSFDHRPGGFAQYHMTSPHGEKSSGRWEFLTIEAPHRFEALDSFVDDAGEPLDGFPAMRMTYDFTETDGGTRMVCVSHFDSVEALQQVVEMGVIEGTRQAMGQLDAVLHDLREYAQGKGTRLEYLDDTHVRITRLVNGPRELVWRAHLDPELTKQWMTGPDGWVMTEATPSDTVGQHYRTSWAPVGDTEGEPFGFEGDVLLIDAPRRAVTTEMMIGTEGPSTLNDLSLYEEDGATLITLLIEYPDKDTRDMILATGMIDGMEAGYDRLERTVLVP; via the coding sequence ATGCCTGTCATCGACATCACCAACGACCCCGAGGCTCTCACCCTCACCGTGACCGCCGAGTTCGCGGCATCCGTCGATCGCGTCTGGGACGCGTACTCGAACCCGCGCCAGCTCGAGCGCTTCTGGGGCCCTCCGGGCTGGCCGGCCACGTTCACGAGCTTCGACCACCGGCCTGGCGGCTTCGCGCAGTACCACATGACCAGCCCGCACGGAGAGAAGTCCTCGGGCCGCTGGGAGTTCCTCACCATCGAGGCTCCGCACCGCTTCGAGGCGCTGGACTCCTTCGTCGACGATGCCGGCGAACCGCTCGACGGCTTCCCCGCGATGCGCATGACCTACGACTTCACCGAGACCGACGGCGGCACGCGCATGGTCTGCGTCAGCCACTTCGACTCGGTCGAGGCGCTGCAGCAGGTCGTCGAGATGGGCGTCATCGAGGGCACCCGCCAGGCTATGGGCCAGCTCGACGCCGTGCTGCACGACCTGCGCGAGTACGCCCAGGGCAAGGGCACCCGCCTGGAATACCTGGACGACACCCACGTGCGCATCACCCGCCTGGTGAACGGCCCGCGCGAACTGGTCTGGCGAGCACACCTCGACCCCGAGCTCACCAAGCAGTGGATGACCGGACCCGACGGCTGGGTGATGACGGAGGCGACGCCGTCCGACACCGTCGGCCAGCACTACCGCACCTCGTGGGCGCCGGTCGGAGACACCGAGGGCGAGCCGTTCGGCTTCGAGGGCGACGTGCTGCTCATCGACGCCCCGCGCCGCGCGGTCACCACCGAGATGATGATCGGCACCGAGGGGCCGAGCACCCTGAACGACCTCAGCCTGTACGAGGAGGACGGCGCGACCCTCATCACGCTGCTCATCGAGTACCCCGACAAGGACACGCGCGACATGATCCTCGCGACGGGCATGATCGACGGCATGGAGGCGGGATACGACCGCCTCGAGCGGACGGTGCTCGTGCCGTAG
- a CDS encoding TetR/AcrR family transcriptional regulator: MHSQGDRALRQLWGIDPPAAKGPKARWSLAQVAEAAVELADEVGLDAISLARVAARLDMTTTALYRYVDAKATLIDLMVDSAVGDPPAIEGDGWQNRCRAWTELLADRYAQHPWLSEVQPTGMPTQPRAYAWIDALLNAIADDAPVDALRLAMLLDSLIRTYATLERSTNGAAPPAWLGEAVAERFPRLAGAEQQDVTDVRAELRYAVEAVLRGAA, translated from the coding sequence ATGCACAGTCAAGGGGATCGCGCGCTTCGTCAGCTCTGGGGGATCGATCCGCCCGCGGCCAAGGGGCCCAAGGCGCGGTGGAGCCTCGCACAGGTCGCCGAGGCGGCGGTCGAACTCGCCGACGAGGTCGGCCTCGACGCCATCTCGCTCGCCCGGGTGGCCGCGCGGCTCGACATGACCACCACGGCGCTCTATCGCTACGTCGACGCCAAGGCGACGCTCATCGACCTGATGGTCGACTCGGCGGTCGGCGATCCGCCCGCGATCGAGGGCGACGGATGGCAGAATCGCTGCCGCGCATGGACCGAACTGCTCGCGGATCGTTATGCGCAGCATCCGTGGCTCTCCGAGGTGCAGCCGACAGGCATGCCCACCCAGCCACGCGCCTACGCCTGGATCGACGCGCTCCTCAACGCGATCGCGGATGACGCGCCGGTCGACGCGTTGCGCCTTGCGATGCTGCTGGACAGCCTCATCCGCACCTATGCGACCCTCGAGCGCAGCACGAACGGCGCGGCTCCGCCGGCCTGGCTCGGAGAGGCGGTCGCCGAGCGGTTCCCCCGGCTGGCCGGCGCCGAGCAGCAGGACGTCACCGACGTGCGCGCCGAGCTGCGCTACGCCGTCGAGGCCGTGCTCCGCGGCGCCGCCTGA
- a CDS encoding oxidoreductase, which produces MTNFLITGASSGIGARVAAMLAAQGHTVLGAARNTAAIAEIDGVVPVPLDLTDEVSITDAVATATAETGPIDVLINCAGYGEFGSVEETSLSDARAQLEVNVVGAVGMIQAVLPGMREAGRGRIVNVSSLAGEFAAPLGGWYHASKFALEAISDSLRGEVGQFGIDVTLVQPSYVATDWHDTAMDRLERASGRGPYAAMAAAMRKYFSSPALAKQMSSVDAVAELIVKAATVARPKTRYRIGPGANIAVALATVLPDRAFDAMTRKQFGYAA; this is translated from the coding sequence ATGACGAACTTCCTCATCACCGGCGCATCCTCCGGCATCGGCGCCCGGGTCGCCGCGATGCTCGCAGCGCAGGGGCACACCGTCCTCGGCGCCGCACGCAACACAGCCGCGATCGCCGAGATCGACGGCGTCGTCCCCGTGCCGCTCGACCTCACCGACGAGGTGTCCATCACCGACGCCGTGGCCACGGCCACCGCCGAGACCGGGCCGATCGACGTGCTGATCAACTGCGCCGGCTATGGCGAGTTCGGCAGCGTCGAGGAGACCTCGCTCTCGGACGCCCGCGCCCAGCTCGAGGTGAACGTGGTCGGAGCGGTCGGCATGATCCAGGCCGTGCTTCCCGGTATGCGCGAGGCCGGGCGCGGCCGCATCGTCAACGTCTCGTCGCTCGCCGGCGAGTTCGCCGCTCCCCTGGGCGGCTGGTACCACGCCTCGAAGTTCGCGCTAGAGGCGATCTCGGACTCGCTGCGCGGCGAGGTCGGCCAGTTCGGCATCGACGTGACCCTGGTGCAGCCCAGTTACGTCGCGACCGACTGGCACGACACCGCGATGGATCGCTTGGAGCGGGCATCCGGCCGCGGCCCGTACGCCGCGATGGCCGCCGCGATGCGCAAGTACTTCTCCAGCCCGGCGCTGGCGAAGCAGATGTCGAGCGTGGATGCGGTGGCCGAGCTGATCGTGAAGGCGGCGACTGTCGCCCGCCCGAAGACGCGCTACCGGATCGGTCCTGGCGCGAACATCGCCGTCGCCCTCGCCACCGTGCTGCCCGACCGCGCCTTCGACGCCATGACCCGCAAGCAGTTCGGCTACGCCGCCTGA
- a CDS encoding M4 family metallopeptidase, with product MTKTYQGPIRQGIVPAYLLARLAQSERYSTAADAARQTLIAGRPPFRSRLEFSIDESGALVAEVTAAPDRTISDAKGTETLPGTVVRREDDAPVDDVAVNQAFDGLGATFDLLLEAFERNSLDGAGAPLNATVHYGQKYDNAFWDGARMVFGDGDGEVFQGFTGSVSVIGHELGHGVIQSSSGLEYQGQQGVLNESIADVFGVLTEQHLFGQTADQATWLVGEGIFTDAVQGRALRDMLNPGTAYDDDELGKDPQPAHMRDYVTTDEDNGGVHINSGIPNRAFALAATALGGNAWEEAGTVWYRALIGGLPTTATFAQFADATLVAARELGDNVEEAVRNGWVAVGVIEDATSRTTG from the coding sequence ATGACGAAGACGTATCAGGGCCCGATCCGCCAGGGCATCGTGCCCGCATATCTGCTGGCCCGGCTGGCGCAGTCCGAGCGGTACTCCACGGCGGCGGATGCCGCGCGGCAGACGCTGATCGCAGGACGGCCGCCGTTCCGATCGCGACTGGAGTTCTCGATCGACGAGTCCGGTGCGCTGGTCGCCGAGGTGACCGCGGCTCCGGATCGCACGATCTCGGATGCGAAGGGCACCGAGACCCTCCCCGGCACGGTCGTGCGCAGAGAGGATGATGCGCCCGTGGACGATGTGGCGGTGAATCAGGCGTTCGACGGGCTCGGCGCCACGTTCGACCTGCTGCTCGAGGCGTTCGAGCGCAACTCGCTTGACGGCGCCGGTGCGCCGCTGAACGCCACCGTGCACTACGGCCAGAAGTACGACAACGCGTTCTGGGACGGTGCGCGCATGGTGTTCGGCGACGGAGACGGAGAGGTGTTCCAGGGCTTCACCGGTTCGGTCTCGGTGATCGGCCACGAGCTGGGCCACGGCGTCATCCAGTCCTCGTCGGGCCTGGAGTACCAGGGCCAGCAGGGCGTGCTGAACGAGTCGATCGCCGATGTGTTCGGTGTGCTCACCGAGCAGCACCTGTTCGGGCAGACCGCCGACCAGGCGACCTGGCTGGTCGGCGAGGGCATTTTCACCGATGCGGTGCAGGGCCGTGCGCTGCGCGACATGCTGAATCCGGGTACCGCGTACGACGACGACGAGCTCGGCAAAGACCCGCAGCCCGCGCATATGCGCGACTACGTCACCACCGATGAGGACAACGGCGGCGTGCACATCAACTCCGGCATCCCCAATCGCGCCTTCGCCCTCGCCGCGACCGCACTCGGCGGCAACGCCTGGGAAGAGGCCGGCACGGTCTGGTACCGCGCACTCATCGGCGGGCTGCCCACAACGGCCACGTTCGCGCAGTTCGCCGACGCGACACTGGTTGCGGCGCGCGAACTCGGCGATAACGTGGAAGAGGCGGTCCGCAACGGATGGGTCGCCGTCGGAGTGATCGAGGATGCCACGAGTCGAACCACCGGATGA
- a CDS encoding MFS transporter codes for MPSTSEARYFDVLKLPRVPVTFGTALIGRAAYALVFLPLLYAVTDATGSIAQAGAAIALYGAGASFLAPVRAWFIDRFGARRILTILVVLFSTAISAIAVAALSSAGGILLLALSALAGVVAPPLGPTMRVAWSSLAREGELLKRAMSLDAVVEELLYLAGPAVAGLALTVASPEVVLFGPAVLVLVGGLLFVSTSAVGEMGTRARAGTSDRGQRPLILERRFLTIVIPVLIAGGLSGAVSVAVPDILSGNGGSTAAGIALGCFAGGSAIGGLIFGRLRLSASPFRQLAVLTLLMASVLMALTFFSSAVAVVVILAVAGLFFSPIMIVGYMTAGTMGGERRQNSATTWVNTSHNFGSAAGSALIGVGLQLAGAPTAIVWTAVSAALLLLVAGALNAGRDKTVA; via the coding sequence ATGCCATCCACTTCGGAGGCACGTTACTTCGACGTGCTCAAACTGCCCAGAGTCCCCGTCACGTTCGGGACTGCACTCATCGGACGGGCGGCATACGCCCTCGTCTTTCTCCCCCTGCTGTACGCCGTAACCGATGCGACAGGCTCCATTGCTCAAGCCGGTGCCGCGATCGCGCTCTATGGTGCCGGCGCGAGTTTCCTCGCACCGGTGCGAGCGTGGTTCATCGACCGATTCGGTGCCCGCAGGATCTTGACGATCCTGGTGGTCCTCTTCTCGACGGCGATCAGCGCGATCGCCGTCGCGGCTCTCTCTTCGGCAGGCGGGATCCTGCTGTTGGCACTGAGCGCCTTGGCGGGAGTGGTCGCGCCGCCGCTCGGGCCGACGATGAGAGTCGCCTGGTCATCGCTCGCCCGTGAAGGGGAGCTTCTCAAGCGCGCCATGAGCTTGGACGCGGTCGTCGAAGAGCTGCTCTACTTGGCCGGTCCGGCAGTGGCGGGGCTCGCGTTGACTGTCGCGAGCCCGGAAGTTGTGCTGTTCGGCCCTGCCGTGCTGGTTCTCGTCGGAGGGCTGCTCTTCGTCTCCACCTCAGCAGTGGGTGAGATGGGGACGCGCGCGAGAGCGGGCACGAGTGATCGGGGTCAGCGTCCGCTGATCCTGGAGAGACGCTTCCTCACGATCGTGATCCCGGTGCTGATCGCGGGTGGCTTGTCCGGTGCGGTGAGCGTCGCCGTGCCTGACATCCTCTCGGGTAACGGGGGCTCGACGGCAGCGGGTATCGCGCTGGGCTGCTTCGCCGGAGGAAGCGCGATAGGCGGCCTGATCTTCGGGCGCCTTCGTCTGTCAGCTAGTCCCTTCCGTCAGCTCGCTGTGCTCACGCTGTTGATGGCATCGGTGCTCATGGCGCTGACCTTCTTCTCCAGCGCGGTCGCTGTGGTGGTGATCCTGGCTGTCGCGGGTCTGTTCTTCTCACCGATCATGATCGTCGGATACATGACCGCCGGCACGATGGGTGGCGAGCGTCGGCAGAACTCGGCGACGACCTGGGTGAACACCAGCCACAACTTCGGCTCAGCGGCCGGAAGCGCACTCATCGGCGTCGGACTGCAGCTGGCTGGCGCTCCAACCGCAATCGTCTGGACCGCCGTAAGCGCCGCGCTGCTCCTTCTCGTCGCGGGAGCGCTGAACGCGGGGCGGGATAAGACCGTCGCCTAG
- a CDS encoding DEAD/DEAH box helicase, whose translation MTLDPSSVRGSDADAVYTAFVEWAEGTGISLYPAQDEAVIEIVSGQNLILSTPTGTGKSLVAVGAHFAAMADGRRTYYTAPIKALVSEKFFALVDVFGAENVGMVTGDSAVNADAPIVCCTAEILANLALREGTDADVGQVVMDEFHFYGDPDRGWAWQVPLLTLPQAQFVLMSATLGDVTELAADLTRRTGRETAVVTGVERPVPLHYFYEVTPIHETIDDLLHTDRSPIYIVHFSQAAAMERAQALASAKVASREQRDEIAALIGDFRFTTAFGKTLSRLLRMGIGVHHAGMLPKYRRLVEQLAQRGMLRVICGTDTLGVGINVPIRTVLLTALTKFDGTRMRQLNAREFHQIAGRAGRAGFDTAGTVVAQAPEHESENIAAIRKAGDDPKKKRKIIRKKAPDGFVSWGEPSFNKLIEAEPETLTSHMQITSAMMLNVIGRGGDVFANMRALVYDNHEPRSRQRMLALRALGIYRTLLESGVVERLPVVERATKVVVERSDEGAQTKRRDETPQHPGEGASSRPQAASLDDRKFTIRLTVDLQPNFALNQPLSPFALAAFELLDPDPSTGSGTHTFPLDMISIVESTLDDPRAILSQQEFIARGEAVAAMKADGIEYDERMELLEQITYPKPLDELLSAAFDTFSAAQPWIRDFSLHPKSVVRDMYERAMSFGEYVAFYKVARSEGVVLRYLSDAYRAASQTIPEHLKSEELRDLIEWLGELVRQVDSSLLDEWEELVSGHPVDHEDGPVVPPAPKRLTTNVRAFRILVRNELFRRVQLAAREDLDALAELDPSFDGWEAALDGYFAEHDEILTGADARNSALLMIEEGASSWSIRQILDDPEGDHDWGISATVDLAESDEAGQAVITVTAVDRL comes from the coding sequence ATGACCCTCGATCCCTCCTCCGTGCGCGGCTCCGACGCGGATGCCGTGTACACGGCCTTCGTGGAATGGGCCGAGGGCACCGGCATCAGCCTCTACCCGGCGCAGGACGAGGCGGTCATCGAGATCGTCTCGGGACAGAACCTGATCCTGTCCACGCCGACCGGCACCGGCAAGTCGCTCGTCGCCGTCGGCGCGCACTTCGCAGCCATGGCCGACGGCCGCCGCACGTACTACACGGCTCCGATCAAGGCGCTGGTCAGCGAGAAGTTCTTCGCGCTGGTCGACGTGTTCGGCGCCGAGAACGTCGGTATGGTCACCGGCGACTCGGCCGTGAACGCGGATGCCCCGATCGTGTGCTGCACGGCGGAGATCCTGGCCAACCTCGCGCTGCGCGAGGGTACGGACGCCGACGTCGGCCAGGTCGTGATGGACGAGTTCCACTTCTACGGCGACCCCGACCGCGGCTGGGCCTGGCAGGTGCCACTGCTCACGCTGCCGCAGGCGCAGTTCGTGCTGATGTCGGCGACGCTCGGCGACGTCACCGAGCTCGCCGCCGACCTGACCCGTCGCACCGGACGCGAGACGGCCGTCGTCACCGGCGTGGAGCGCCCCGTGCCGCTGCACTACTTCTACGAGGTCACGCCGATCCACGAGACCATCGACGACCTGCTGCACACCGACCGTTCCCCGATCTACATCGTGCACTTCTCGCAGGCGGCGGCGATGGAGCGGGCGCAGGCGCTCGCGAGCGCGAAGGTCGCCAGCCGCGAGCAGCGCGACGAGATCGCGGCGCTGATCGGCGACTTCCGGTTCACCACGGCGTTCGGCAAGACTCTGTCGCGGCTGCTGAGGATGGGCATCGGCGTGCATCACGCCGGGATGCTGCCGAAGTACCGTCGCCTGGTCGAGCAGCTCGCCCAGCGCGGGATGCTGCGGGTCATCTGCGGCACCGACACGCTGGGCGTCGGCATCAACGTGCCGATCCGCACGGTGCTGCTCACGGCGCTGACGAAGTTCGACGGCACCCGGATGCGCCAGCTGAACGCCCGCGAGTTCCACCAGATCGCCGGGCGCGCGGGCCGTGCCGGGTTCGACACCGCCGGCACCGTGGTCGCGCAGGCGCCCGAGCACGAGTCGGAGAACATCGCCGCCATCCGCAAGGCGGGGGACGACCCGAAGAAGAAGCGCAAGATCATCCGCAAGAAGGCGCCGGACGGCTTCGTGTCGTGGGGCGAGCCGTCCTTCAACAAGCTGATCGAGGCCGAGCCCGAGACGCTCACCTCGCACATGCAGATCACGAGCGCGATGATGCTCAACGTGATCGGCCGCGGCGGCGACGTCTTCGCCAATATGCGCGCGCTGGTATACGACAACCACGAGCCGCGCTCCCGCCAGCGGATGCTTGCCCTGCGGGCCCTCGGCATCTACCGCACGCTGCTGGAATCCGGGGTCGTGGAGCGACTACCGGTCGTTGAGCGAGCGACGAAGGTGGTCGTTGAGCGGAGCGACGAAGGAGCGCAGACGAAACGCAGAGACGAAACGCCCCAGCATCCGGGTGAAGGCGCTTCGTCTCGGCCGCAGGCGGCCTCGCTCGACGACCGGAAGTTCACGATCCGCCTCACTGTCGACCTGCAGCCGAACTTCGCGCTCAACCAGCCGCTGTCGCCGTTCGCCCTCGCGGCGTTCGAGCTGCTCGATCCCGACCCTTCGACGGGCTCGGGGACCCATACGTTCCCGCTGGACATGATCTCGATCGTCGAGTCCACCCTCGACGACCCGCGGGCGATCCTCTCCCAGCAGGAGTTCATCGCCAGGGGCGAGGCGGTCGCCGCGATGAAGGCGGACGGCATCGAGTACGACGAGCGCATGGAGCTGCTCGAGCAGATCACGTATCCGAAGCCGCTCGATGAGCTGCTGTCGGCCGCGTTCGACACGTTCAGCGCCGCCCAGCCGTGGATCCGCGACTTCTCGCTGCATCCGAAATCCGTCGTGCGCGACATGTACGAGCGAGCCATGTCGTTCGGGGAATACGTCGCCTTCTACAAGGTGGCCCGCTCTGAGGGCGTCGTGCTGCGGTACCTCTCCGACGCCTACCGCGCCGCCTCGCAGACCATCCCCGAGCACCTCAAGAGCGAAGAGCTGCGCGACCTGATCGAGTGGCTCGGCGAGCTGGTGCGCCAGGTCGACTCGAGCCTGCTCGACGAGTGGGAGGAGCTCGTCTCCGGGCATCCGGTCGACCACGAGGACGGCCCTGTGGTGCCTCCGGCGCCGAAGCGACTCACCACCAACGTGCGCGCGTTCCGCATCCTGGTGCGCAACGAGCTGTTCCGCCGCGTGCAGCTCGCCGCCCGCGAGGACCTCGACGCCCTCGCCGAGCTCGACCCGTCGTTCGACGGCTGGGAGGCCGCGCTGGACGGCTACTTCGCCGAGCACGACGAGATCCTCACCGGGGCGGATGCCCGCAACTCGGCGCTGCTGATGATCGAGGAGGGAGCGTCGTCGTGGAGCATCCGCCAGATCCTGGACGACCCGGAGGGCGACCACGACTGGGGCATCTCCGCCACCGTCGACCTGGCCGAATCGGATGAGGCCGGCCAGGCCGTGATCACGGTCACGGCGGTCGACCGGCTCTGA
- a CDS encoding alpha/beta fold hydrolase has product MALPLSELQMPDPQRVYATDGTSLATYTWGELDAPVVVMVHGFASNTHDNWVLTGLERRLAASGLRVIGIDQRGHGRSEKPHEASAYSLGTLATDVETVLDTYLVDTASYLGYSLGGRVGWQVMIDLEDRIDRAVLGGVPDGTALDRIVLEEVQAHLDAGAPITDPVTASYIELTERVPGNDLPALLALARGMRNDAIIAHPENAPQVPVLFVTGTEDTILEGSRRLAEVTPEGRLVEVPGRHHFNTPASCGFRDAATEFLTSERG; this is encoded by the coding sequence ATGGCCCTTCCGCTCTCCGAACTGCAGATGCCCGACCCTCAGCGCGTGTACGCGACCGACGGGACGAGCCTCGCCACGTACACCTGGGGCGAGCTCGACGCGCCGGTCGTGGTCATGGTGCACGGGTTCGCGTCGAACACCCACGACAACTGGGTGCTCACCGGTCTGGAACGCCGCCTGGCGGCATCCGGTCTGCGCGTGATCGGCATCGACCAGCGCGGCCACGGCCGCAGCGAGAAGCCGCACGAGGCGAGCGCGTACAGCCTCGGCACTCTCGCGACCGACGTCGAGACGGTGCTCGACACCTATCTCGTCGACACCGCCTCGTACCTCGGCTACTCGCTCGGCGGACGCGTCGGATGGCAGGTCATGATCGACCTCGAGGATCGCATCGACCGGGCCGTGCTCGGCGGCGTACCGGACGGCACCGCTCTCGACCGCATCGTGCTGGAAGAGGTGCAGGCGCACCTCGACGCGGGCGCGCCGATCACCGATCCGGTCACGGCGTCGTACATCGAGCTGACCGAGCGCGTGCCGGGCAACGACCTGCCCGCCCTGCTCGCCCTCGCCCGCGGCATGCGCAACGACGCGATCATCGCGCACCCCGAGAACGCGCCGCAGGTGCCGGTGCTGTTCGTCACCGGCACCGAGGACACGATTCTGGAGGGATCTCGTCGCCTCGCCGAGGTGACCCCGGAGGGCCGTCTGGTCGAGGTCCCCGGGCGGCATCACTTCAACACCCCGGCATCCTGCGGGTTCCGTGACGCGGCGACCGAATTCCTCACGTCCGAGCGGGGCTGA
- a CDS encoding protease inhibitor I42 family protein codes for MRTRGAGAAMLTALAIALAGCTGAAAPEPAATVGAGTSSATVDKGDTVLVHLGEWSSGVGDAWVLTEEPDPAVLAQKEPEPVSGDEHDGVGGSHEMTDTYEAVGPGEVTLNYEYRFRGEVPEDPARQMTQTYRIVVR; via the coding sequence ATGAGGACGCGTGGCGCCGGTGCGGCGATGCTGACGGCGCTGGCCATCGCTCTGGCGGGCTGTACGGGTGCAGCGGCGCCCGAGCCGGCCGCGACAGTCGGCGCCGGGACATCGAGCGCGACTGTGGACAAGGGCGACACCGTGCTCGTCCACCTCGGCGAGTGGAGCTCCGGCGTGGGTGACGCATGGGTGCTGACCGAGGAGCCCGATCCGGCGGTGCTCGCGCAGAAAGAGCCCGAGCCCGTCTCAGGGGACGAGCACGACGGCGTCGGCGGCAGTCATGAGATGACGGACACGTACGAGGCCGTCGGCCCGGGTGAGGTCACGCTGAACTACGAGTACCGTTTCCGCGGCGAGGTCCCGGAGGACCCCGCCCGGCAGATGACGCAGACCTACCGCATCGTCGTGCGCTGA
- a CDS encoding protealysin inhibitor emfourin, giving the protein MPRVEPPDDASSGVIAVLVMRTGGIAGIRRRWRVDPRPDEEQRWVELVESCPWDEPEPESPLGADRFTWTIQATTQHDERRRELPESALVGAWRDLVDAVRDAPREEPPDARPDASSAGENSRMGLFQQRPEEEQNEWAGLPSEPLDPQSAAEQLDVPPTASDLFGVGGGPLYTSVVFPVAAPAPEAVDISANGDDDDDEDD; this is encoded by the coding sequence ATGCCACGAGTCGAACCACCGGATGACGCGTCTTCCGGCGTGATCGCGGTGCTCGTCATGCGCACCGGCGGGATCGCCGGCATCCGCCGGCGCTGGCGGGTCGATCCCCGCCCCGATGAGGAGCAGCGCTGGGTCGAGCTCGTCGAGAGCTGCCCCTGGGACGAGCCCGAGCCCGAGTCCCCGCTCGGGGCGGACCGGTTCACATGGACGATCCAGGCGACCACCCAGCACGACGAACGGCGCCGCGAGCTGCCGGAGTCCGCGCTCGTCGGCGCCTGGCGCGACCTCGTCGACGCGGTGCGGGATGCGCCACGGGAAGAGCCGCCCGATGCCCGGCCCGATGCCTCGTCTGCGGGGGAGAATAGCCGCATGGGTCTTTTCCAGCAGCGCCCCGAGGAGGAGCAGAACGAGTGGGCCGGACTGCCCTCCGAGCCGCTCGACCCGCAGAGCGCCGCAGAGCAGCTCGATGTTCCGCCGACGGCATCCGATCTCTTCGGCGTCGGCGGCGGTCCTCTGTACACGTCGGTCGTGTTCCCGGTCGCCGCGCCCGCGCCGGAAGCCGTGGATATCAGCGCGAACGGCGATGATGACGACGACGAGGACGACTAA